One window of Cryobacterium arcticum genomic DNA carries:
- a CDS encoding aldo/keto reductase: protein MSIPTITLNNGVGIPQLGFGVFQVPDAETTDAVAAALDAGYRSIDTAAIYGNEAGVGRALAASGIPRDELFITTKLWNSDQGFESTIAAHEASLTALGLDHVDLYLIHWPAPANDLYLETWRALEQLLADNRVRAIGVSNFEPEHLERLVDASLVVPAVNQVELHPRLTQTRVRAANEAHGIRTEAWSPLAQGSLLADPVIAEIAGRSDRSPAQVVLRWHLQQGRIVIPKSVTPSRIAENLAVFDFDLSADDLRRIDALNTDSRIGPDPVEFAG from the coding sequence ATGAGCATCCCCACCATCACCCTGAACAACGGCGTCGGAATCCCGCAGCTCGGCTTCGGCGTCTTCCAGGTTCCCGACGCCGAAACCACGGATGCGGTGGCCGCCGCCCTTGACGCCGGGTACCGCAGCATCGATACCGCGGCCATCTACGGCAACGAGGCGGGCGTGGGCCGCGCCCTCGCGGCATCCGGCATCCCGCGCGACGAACTGTTCATCACGACCAAGCTGTGGAACAGCGACCAGGGCTTCGAGTCCACGATCGCCGCCCACGAGGCCAGCCTCACCGCTCTCGGCCTCGACCATGTCGACCTGTACCTCATCCACTGGCCGGCCCCGGCGAACGACCTCTACCTCGAGACCTGGCGAGCCCTGGAGCAGCTCCTGGCCGACAACCGGGTGCGCGCCATCGGCGTCTCGAACTTCGAGCCGGAACACCTGGAGCGTCTCGTGGACGCCTCGCTGGTCGTGCCGGCCGTGAACCAGGTGGAGCTGCACCCGCGGCTCACGCAGACCAGGGTGCGGGCCGCCAACGAGGCCCACGGCATCCGGACCGAGGCCTGGAGCCCGTTGGCCCAGGGCAGCCTGCTGGCCGACCCTGTCATCGCCGAGATCGCGGGTCGCAGCGACCGCAGCCCCGCCCAGGTCGTGCTCCGCTGGCACCTGCAGCAGGGCCGGATCGTGATCCCCAAGTCCGTCACGCCCAGCCGCATCGCCGAGAACCTGGCGGTCTTCGACTTCGACCTCTCCGCCGACGATCTGCGACGCATCGACGCTCTCAACACCGACTCCCGCATCGGGCCCGACCCCGTGGAGTTCGCCGGCTGA
- a CDS encoding MDR family oxidoreductase, translated as MSAPEFRAIVVDRTEDESGKRTQSAALTTVTDDILMDGDVTVAVEFSSINYKDGLALMGRPGVARVWPLIAGIDLVGTVESSNDPRWSAGDRVILNGSGIGESHHGGLAERARISGASLVRLPEALSPVRAAAIGTAGFTAMLAVLALERGGVLPGSGDVLVTGAAGGVGSVAIALLAARGYRVVASTGRGDELGDYLRGLGAAEILDRNTLGEPGKPLQTQRWAGAVDSVGSHTLANVLAQTHQGGVVASCGLAQGADLPTTVMPFILRAVTLAGINSVEAPLALREEAWGRLATDLDLGLLDGLTEVIALDESFAAAERILAGRIHGRTVVDVTR; from the coding sequence ATGTCTGCTCCCGAATTCCGCGCCATCGTCGTCGACCGTACCGAGGATGAATCGGGTAAGCGCACCCAGTCCGCTGCGCTGACCACGGTCACCGACGACATCCTCATGGATGGCGACGTCACCGTGGCCGTCGAGTTCTCCAGCATCAACTACAAGGACGGCCTGGCGCTGATGGGCCGGCCCGGCGTGGCCCGGGTCTGGCCGCTAATCGCCGGCATCGACCTCGTGGGCACCGTGGAGTCGAGCAACGACCCCCGCTGGAGCGCCGGCGACCGGGTGATCCTGAACGGGTCGGGCATCGGCGAGAGCCACCACGGCGGCCTGGCCGAACGGGCCCGGATCTCCGGCGCGTCGCTCGTGCGACTGCCGGAGGCCCTGAGCCCCGTGCGCGCGGCCGCCATCGGCACGGCCGGGTTCACCGCGATGCTCGCGGTGCTCGCGCTCGAGCGCGGCGGAGTGCTGCCCGGGTCCGGCGACGTGCTCGTGACCGGCGCGGCCGGCGGCGTCGGGTCCGTCGCGATCGCCCTGCTCGCTGCGCGCGGGTACCGCGTCGTCGCCTCCACCGGCCGAGGTGACGAACTCGGCGACTACCTGCGGGGCCTCGGTGCCGCGGAGATCCTCGACCGGAACACCCTGGGCGAGCCCGGAAAGCCGCTGCAGACCCAACGCTGGGCCGGTGCCGTCGACTCCGTCGGCAGCCACACCCTGGCCAACGTGCTGGCCCAGACCCATCAGGGCGGGGTCGTGGCCTCCTGCGGTCTGGCCCAGGGCGCCGACCTTCCCACGACCGTGATGCCGTTCATCCTGCGCGCCGTCACGCTGGCCGGAATCAACTCGGTCGAGGCGCCGCTCGCCCTCCGCGAAGAGGCCTGGGGGCGCCTGGCCACCGACCTCGACCTCGGGCTGCTCGACGGCCTCACCGAGGTCATCGCGCTCGACGAATCCTTCGCGGCCGCCGAACGCATCCTGGCCGGCCGCATCCACGGCCGCACGGTGGTGGATGTAACCCGCTGA
- a CDS encoding MFS transporter encodes MPIGLIALALGGFGIGLTEFVIAGLLPEVAADFAVSEAAAGWLISGYALSVAVGAILLTAAVTRLPRKHVLVGLMVLFIIGNLVSALAQTYSVMLLGRIIAALCHGAFFGIGSVVAASLVPQSKKSGAIAIMFTGLTLANVLGVPFGTFIGQSFGWRATFWAITVIGVIALAGIVALVPRATDDTAHVSNLRGELRAFRSGQVWLSLVVTVLGFGGMFGAFTYIAFTLTEVSGFDSAAVPWLLVVFGAGLFVGNILGGKAADRRLDRTLIVLLSGLTVVMVLFALTAANPVATVVALVLMGGFGFGTVPGLQTRIMLYADTAPTLASSANIAAFNVGNALGAWIGGITISVGLGYTSPIWAGAAITAAAVVVMMVAATRRSVLAPASAGETEPTSAAPVVTTSH; translated from the coding sequence ATGCCCATTGGATTGATCGCACTCGCCCTCGGCGGTTTCGGGATCGGCCTGACCGAATTCGTCATCGCCGGCCTCCTGCCCGAGGTGGCCGCCGACTTCGCCGTGTCGGAGGCGGCCGCCGGCTGGCTCATCTCCGGCTACGCCCTCAGCGTCGCCGTCGGCGCCATCCTGCTCACCGCCGCCGTGACCCGGCTGCCCCGCAAACACGTCCTGGTGGGGCTGATGGTGCTCTTCATCATCGGCAACCTGGTCTCCGCGCTCGCCCAGACCTACTCGGTCATGCTGCTCGGCCGCATCATCGCGGCCCTCTGCCACGGCGCCTTCTTCGGCATCGGCTCGGTCGTCGCGGCCAGCCTGGTGCCGCAGAGCAAGAAGTCCGGCGCCATCGCCATCATGTTCACCGGCCTCACCCTCGCCAATGTGCTCGGGGTTCCGTTCGGCACCTTCATCGGCCAGAGCTTCGGCTGGCGGGCCACCTTCTGGGCCATCACCGTGATCGGCGTCATCGCGCTGGCCGGAATTGTGGCACTCGTGCCCCGCGCCACCGACGACACCGCGCACGTGAGCAACCTGCGCGGCGAGCTCCGGGCCTTCCGGTCGGGCCAGGTCTGGCTGTCGCTCGTGGTGACGGTGCTCGGCTTCGGCGGCATGTTCGGCGCCTTCACCTACATCGCCTTCACCCTCACCGAGGTCAGCGGCTTCGACAGCGCCGCCGTGCCGTGGCTGCTCGTGGTCTTCGGTGCCGGACTCTTCGTCGGCAACATCCTGGGCGGCAAGGCTGCCGACCGGCGCCTCGACCGCACCCTCATCGTGTTGCTGTCCGGCCTCACCGTGGTGATGGTGCTCTTCGCCCTCACCGCCGCCAACCCCGTGGCCACCGTCGTCGCGCTCGTGCTGATGGGCGGCTTCGGCTTCGGCACGGTTCCCGGTCTGCAGACCCGCATCATGCTCTACGCCGACACCGCGCCCACCCTGGCCTCCAGCGCCAACATCGCCGCGTTCAACGTGGGCAACGCCCTCGGCGCCTGGATCGGCGGCATCACCATCAGCGTCGGCCTGGGCTACACCTCGCCGATCTGGGCCGGCGCCGCCATCACCGCGGCCGCCGTGGTCGTGATGATGGTGGCCGCCACCCGCCGCAGCGTGCTCGCCCCGGCGAGCGCCGGCGAGACCGAACCCACCAGCGCCGCCCCGGTCGTCACGACCTCCCACTGA
- a CDS encoding ABC transporter permease, with translation MNLILRPVAAEFSKILTTRMWWILALVLFGYIALLAGGLAALFGGIDSGAISSDSVNTGGGGSLAGLGSLPPLIYSFAASVGYVFPVLLGALASTGEFRHQTLTPTFLATPLRARVLSAKTIALFVVGAAFGVVALAASVGVGALVFNGFGIDPLLADSATWALIGRTVLAMALWAVIGVGLGVLVPSQVASIVIVLAFTQFVEPLLRFASSFTQVTADVGKFLPGAASDALVGASFFTLASPGGAVLASWQGGLVLLAYGLLATGFGYLVSWKRDVT, from the coding sequence GTGAACCTGATCCTGCGCCCCGTGGCCGCCGAATTCAGCAAGATCCTCACCACCCGCATGTGGTGGATCCTCGCGTTGGTGCTGTTCGGCTACATCGCCCTCCTGGCCGGCGGCCTCGCCGCCCTGTTCGGTGGCATCGACAGCGGCGCCATCAGCTCGGACTCCGTGAACACCGGCGGTGGCGGCAGCCTGGCCGGGCTCGGCAGCCTGCCCCCGCTCATCTACAGCTTCGCCGCCTCGGTCGGTTACGTCTTCCCGGTGCTGCTGGGCGCCCTGGCCAGCACCGGCGAATTCCGCCACCAGACCCTCACGCCCACCTTCCTGGCCACACCCCTGCGCGCCCGGGTGCTCAGCGCCAAGACCATCGCCCTGTTCGTGGTCGGTGCGGCCTTCGGCGTCGTCGCGCTGGCGGCATCCGTGGGCGTCGGCGCCCTGGTCTTCAACGGCTTCGGCATCGACCCGCTGCTCGCCGACTCGGCGACCTGGGCGCTTATCGGCCGCACCGTGCTGGCCATGGCACTCTGGGCCGTCATCGGCGTGGGCCTGGGCGTTCTTGTGCCCAGCCAGGTCGCGTCGATCGTGATCGTGCTCGCGTTCACCCAGTTCGTCGAACCGCTGCTGCGCTTCGCGTCGTCGTTCACCCAGGTGACGGCGGATGTGGGCAAGTTCCTGCCCGGCGCCGCCTCCGACGCGCTCGTGGGGGCGAGCTTCTTCACCCTCGCCAGCCCGGGCGGGGCCGTGCTGGCGAGCTGGCAGGGTGGCCTCGTGCTGCTGGCGTACGGGCTGCTCGCCACCGGGTTCGGCTACCTGGTGAGCTGGAAGCGGGACGTGACCTGA
- a CDS encoding LssY C-terminal domain-containing protein, with amino-acid sequence MPETTAGPSVRRRVSFGAVLDGFFFVLAGFASVWLAVLLATESLGLGWGVLWFAVLFWALLAYLVLPRLHRILTRLYVPDYFIGRTRTSDGLLGDPVNLALTGSADQVHAALAAAGWTRADDVTLASSWRIVTSTVRRRSYLQAPVSPLLLFDRIQDFAYQQEVENNPAKRHHVRFWRCPDGWMLPGGHRVDWLAAGTFDRAVGLSLFTLQVTHKIDEHTDVERDHIVASIRAAVPQTRIVLLRDFASGYHSRNGGGDSIQTDGDLPVIDLRGLSVAGRPGGEAVGEAGSVVEVTGLS; translated from the coding sequence ATGCCAGAGACCACGGCGGGGCCCTCCGTGCGGCGGCGTGTGTCGTTCGGGGCGGTGCTCGACGGGTTCTTCTTCGTCCTCGCCGGCTTTGCGTCGGTGTGGCTCGCCGTGCTCCTGGCCACCGAGAGCCTGGGGCTGGGCTGGGGGGTGCTCTGGTTCGCGGTGCTGTTCTGGGCGTTGCTGGCCTACCTCGTGCTGCCGCGCCTGCACCGCATCCTCACCCGGCTCTACGTGCCCGACTACTTCATCGGCCGCACTCGCACGAGCGACGGCCTGCTCGGCGACCCGGTCAACCTTGCCCTCACCGGCAGCGCCGACCAGGTGCACGCGGCGCTCGCCGCGGCGGGCTGGACCCGGGCGGATGACGTGACCCTCGCCTCCAGCTGGCGCATCGTGACATCGACAGTGCGTCGGCGCAGCTATCTGCAGGCACCGGTGAGTCCACTGTTACTCTTCGACCGGATCCAGGACTTCGCCTATCAGCAGGAGGTCGAGAACAATCCGGCCAAGCGTCATCACGTGCGGTTCTGGCGCTGCCCGGACGGCTGGATGCTGCCCGGCGGCCACCGCGTGGACTGGCTGGCCGCCGGCACCTTCGACCGGGCCGTGGGGCTCAGCCTGTTCACCCTGCAGGTCACCCACAAGATCGACGAGCACACCGATGTGGAGCGTGACCACATCGTGGCCAGCATCCGCGCCGCCGTGCCGCAGACCCGGATCGTGCTGCTGCGCGATTTCGCCAGCGGCTACCACTCCCGCAACGGCGGCGGTGACAGCATCCAGACCGACGGCGACCTGCCGGTGATCGACTTGCGCGGCCTGTCCGTGGCCGGCAGGCCCGGCGGTGAGGCTGTGGGCGAGGCCGGATCGGTGGTCGAAGTGACCGGGCTGTCATGA
- a CDS encoding cysteine desulfurase-like protein, translated as MTYDVETIRAHFPALSAGTVHFDSPGGTQTPVSVGQAIMDTLTGPLSIRGRRSPSERNADDAVTGFRTAMADLLGADPLGIVYGRSATQLTYDFSRHLARDWAPGDEIVVSRLDHDANIRPWVQAAAHVGATVVWMDFDPSTGELPASAVAAVLTDRTRLVAVTAASNLIGTRPAIAEIADVVHAAGARLFVDGVHYVPHAFVDLAALGADFFVCSPYKFFGPHCGVLAADPALLEGIHPDKLLPSTDVVPERFELGTLPYETLAGVTAAVDFLAGLGDLASGSTSRPSVSRRERLRASLRQVEAHEDSLRERLEAGLAALAGVTLYSRAADRTPTVLVGFAERTAADAAQFLSERRILAPAGSFYALEASRHLDLGDAGGLRVGLAPYSTATEIDTLLATIAEFLRA; from the coding sequence GTGACCTACGACGTCGAAACGATCCGCGCCCATTTTCCCGCCCTGTCCGCCGGCACCGTGCACTTCGACAGCCCGGGCGGCACGCAGACTCCCGTGAGCGTCGGCCAGGCGATCATGGACACCCTCACCGGCCCGCTGTCGATCCGCGGCCGGCGCAGCCCCTCCGAACGCAACGCCGACGACGCGGTCACCGGCTTCCGCACCGCGATGGCGGACCTGCTCGGCGCCGACCCGCTCGGCATCGTCTACGGCCGCAGCGCCACCCAGCTCACCTACGACTTCTCCCGGCACCTCGCCCGCGACTGGGCGCCCGGTGACGAGATCGTGGTCTCCCGCCTCGACCACGACGCCAACATCCGCCCGTGGGTGCAGGCCGCCGCACACGTCGGCGCCACCGTGGTGTGGATGGACTTCGATCCGAGCACGGGCGAGTTGCCCGCATCCGCCGTCGCCGCGGTGCTCACCGACCGCACGCGCCTGGTCGCGGTCACCGCCGCATCCAACCTGATCGGAACCCGACCGGCCATCGCGGAGATCGCCGACGTGGTGCATGCGGCCGGCGCCCGGTTGTTCGTTGATGGGGTGCACTACGTTCCGCATGCCTTCGTGGACCTGGCCGCGCTCGGCGCCGACTTCTTCGTCTGCTCCCCGTACAAGTTCTTCGGCCCGCACTGCGGCGTCCTGGCCGCCGACCCCGCCCTGCTCGAGGGGATCCACCCCGACAAGCTGCTGCCCTCCACGGATGTGGTGCCGGAGCGCTTCGAGCTCGGCACCCTGCCCTACGAGACCCTCGCGGGTGTCACGGCCGCCGTGGACTTCCTCGCCGGCCTGGGCGACCTGGCCAGCGGCAGCACCTCACGCCCCAGCGTCAGCCGCCGGGAGCGCCTGCGCGCGTCGCTCCGGCAGGTGGAGGCGCACGAGGATTCCCTCCGCGAACGGCTCGAAGCCGGACTGGCCGCGCTGGCCGGGGTGACCCTGTACTCGCGGGCCGCCGATCGCACGCCCACGGTTCTGGTCGGTTTCGCCGAGCGCACCGCCGCCGACGCGGCCCAGTTCCTCAGCGAACGGCGGATTCTCGCTCCGGCCGGGTCGTTCTACGCACTCGAGGCATCCCGCCACCTCGACCTCGGCGATGCGGGCGGCCTGCGGGTGGGCCTGGCCCCGTACAGCACGGCCACGGAGATCGACACCCTGCTGGCCACGATCGCCGAATTCCTGCGCGCGTAG
- a CDS encoding dienelactone hydrolase family protein: MTHVILFHHAQGLTDGVAEFAQRLRDAGHDVVVPDLYDGLTFDSIDAGVAHAEKLGLETIIERGTQATDALPPDTVYAGFSLGSLPAQKLAQTRPGALGALLYHGGVPAGSFGSDWPGTVALQVHVGSGDEWVELDDAEDLVDEAGAAELFIYPTGGHLIADSSLEEYDEEFAELILERSIQFLDRLG; the protein is encoded by the coding sequence GTGACCCACGTCATCCTCTTCCACCACGCCCAAGGCCTCACCGACGGGGTGGCGGAATTCGCCCAGCGGCTGCGGGATGCCGGTCACGACGTGGTCGTGCCCGACCTCTATGACGGCCTCACCTTCGACTCGATCGATGCCGGGGTCGCCCACGCCGAGAAGCTGGGCTTGGAGACCATCATCGAGCGCGGCACACAGGCCACGGATGCGTTGCCGCCGGACACCGTCTACGCCGGGTTCTCGCTGGGCTCCCTGCCGGCGCAGAAGCTCGCCCAGACCCGCCCGGGTGCCCTCGGGGCGTTGCTGTACCACGGCGGTGTGCCGGCGGGCTCGTTCGGATCGGACTGGCCGGGGACTGTGGCGTTGCAGGTGCACGTGGGCAGCGGCGACGAGTGGGTCGAACTCGACGACGCCGAGGACCTCGTCGACGAGGCCGGGGCGGCCGAGCTGTTCATCTACCCGACCGGCGGCCACCTCATCGCCGACTCCAGCCTCGAGGAGTACGACGAGGAGTTCGCCGAGTTGATCCTCGAGCGCTCCATCCAGTTCCTCGACCGGCTGGGCTGA
- a CDS encoding ATP-binding cassette domain-containing protein, with amino-acid sequence MPIGSVIEFSNITKRFGQVTAVNDLSFTVEPGRVTGFLGPNGAGKTTTLRMLLGLVAPTSGTATFGGLRYRDLPRPLATVGAALEAASFHPGRTAANHLGVYTIAAGLPRTRVGEVLHQVGLAEHADQRVGGYSLGMRQRLGLAYSLLGDPGVLVLDEPINGLDPEGIKWIRGFLSSMAAEGRTVLVSSHLLSEVQQSVDDVIIIAKGELVHSGPLSSLDTNIAPQVIVDSPDRDALVAALTAANLQFTSGRTGLIVAVPDPGQVGHIAFAAGVELNVLHRQKAGLEDSFLALVDGGESL; translated from the coding sequence ATGCCAATCGGCTCGGTCATCGAATTCAGCAATATCACCAAGAGGTTCGGGCAAGTCACGGCCGTCAACGACCTCTCCTTCACGGTCGAGCCTGGCCGGGTGACCGGATTCCTGGGACCGAACGGAGCCGGCAAGACCACAACCCTCCGGATGCTGCTGGGCCTGGTGGCCCCCACGTCCGGCACTGCCACCTTCGGCGGGCTGCGCTACCGGGACCTGCCCCGGCCGCTGGCCACCGTCGGAGCGGCCCTCGAAGCCGCCAGCTTCCACCCCGGCCGCACGGCCGCCAACCACCTCGGCGTGTACACGATCGCCGCCGGACTGCCCCGCACCCGGGTCGGCGAGGTGCTGCACCAGGTGGGCCTGGCCGAGCACGCCGACCAGCGCGTCGGCGGCTACTCCCTGGGTATGCGCCAACGCCTGGGCCTGGCCTACTCACTGTTGGGCGACCCCGGCGTGCTCGTGCTCGACGAACCGATCAACGGCCTGGACCCCGAGGGCATCAAGTGGATCCGCGGGTTCCTGAGCAGCATGGCCGCGGAGGGCCGCACCGTGCTGGTGAGCTCGCACCTGCTCAGCGAGGTGCAGCAGAGCGTCGACGACGTGATCATCATCGCCAAGGGCGAACTCGTGCACTCCGGACCGCTGTCCAGCCTGGACACCAACATCGCCCCCCAGGTCATCGTGGACTCCCCCGACCGGGACGCCCTCGTGGCCGCGCTCACCGCGGCGAACCTGCAGTTCACCTCCGGCCGCACGGGCCTGATCGTGGCCGTGCCGGACCCCGGCCAGGTGGGCCACATAGCCTTCGCCGCCGGCGTGGAACTGAACGTGCTGCACAGGCAGAAGGCCGGCCTGGAAGATTCCTTCCTCGCCCTCGTCGACGGAGGCGAATCGCTGTGA
- a CDS encoding DUF1304 domain-containing protein, with protein MAILASIFVALAAVLHVYIFLMESAWWTRPKIWQRFGLASQADAETTKVLAYNQGFYNLFLAVGAAIGLFLYFGGPRDAGTALILFSTASMFTAAIVLTTTGPGKVRAALTQGTLPLIGFILFLAA; from the coding sequence ATGGCCATCCTCGCTTCAATTTTCGTCGCCCTCGCGGCAGTCCTGCACGTGTATATCTTCCTCATGGAGAGCGCGTGGTGGACCCGGCCGAAGATCTGGCAGCGTTTCGGTCTGGCCAGCCAGGCCGACGCCGAGACGACCAAGGTGCTCGCGTATAACCAGGGGTTCTACAACCTGTTCCTGGCGGTGGGCGCGGCCATCGGCCTGTTCCTCTACTTCGGCGGCCCCCGGGACGCCGGCACCGCGTTGATCCTCTTCAGCACCGCGTCGATGTTCACGGCCGCGATCGTGCTCACCACGACGGGACCGGGCAAGGTCCGGGCCGCGCTGACCCAGGGTACGCTGCCGCTGATCGGATTCATCCTGTTCCTGGCCGCTTAG
- a CDS encoding rhodanese-related sulfurtransferase: MAIPKILLYYVFTPLADPEAIRLWQRDLCESLGLRGRILISKDGLNGTVGGDLPALKRYVRKTRQYAAFADIDFKWSEGTGLDETGASLDFPRLVVKVRDEIVSFGSPESLTVQAGGVVGGGTRLAPAELHALVAERGDDVVFFDGRNAFEAEIGRFRGAVVPDVANTREFAAELDSGKYDHLKGQPVVTYCTGGIRCEVLSSLMKDRGFGEVYQLEGGIVRYGEAYGDDGLWDGSLYVFDQRMSVDFSDHAAVLGHCQVCGDPTKNMLNCRNLSCREQLVVCPDCVALAAPACTTHAA, translated from the coding sequence CCGAAGATCCTGCTGTACTACGTCTTCACCCCGCTCGCCGACCCCGAGGCCATCCGGCTGTGGCAGCGCGACCTCTGCGAATCCCTGGGTCTGCGCGGGCGCATCCTGATCTCCAAGGACGGCCTCAACGGCACTGTGGGCGGCGACCTGCCGGCCCTCAAGCGTTACGTGCGCAAGACCCGGCAGTACGCGGCGTTCGCCGACATCGACTTCAAGTGGAGCGAGGGCACCGGGCTCGACGAGACCGGCGCGAGCCTCGACTTCCCCCGCTTGGTGGTGAAGGTGCGCGACGAGATCGTCAGCTTCGGCTCCCCCGAGTCCCTCACGGTGCAAGCCGGCGGCGTGGTGGGCGGCGGCACCCGACTGGCCCCGGCCGAACTGCACGCCCTGGTGGCCGAGCGCGGTGACGACGTGGTGTTCTTTGACGGCCGCAACGCCTTCGAGGCCGAGATCGGCCGGTTCCGGGGCGCTGTGGTGCCGGATGTGGCCAACACCCGTGAGTTCGCGGCCGAGCTGGACAGCGGCAAGTACGACCACCTCAAGGGCCAGCCCGTCGTGACCTACTGCACCGGCGGCATCCGTTGCGAGGTGCTCTCATCGCTCATGAAGGACCGCGGTTTCGGCGAGGTCTACCAGCTCGAGGGGGGCATCGTGCGGTATGGCGAGGCCTACGGTGACGACGGCCTGTGGGACGGCTCGTTGTACGTGTTCGACCAGCGGATGTCGGTGGACTTCAGCGACCACGCCGCCGTGCTCGGCCACTGCCAGGTCTGCGGCGACCCCACCAAGAACATGCTCAACTGCCGCAACCTGTCGTGCCGGGAACAGCTCGTGGTGTGCCCGGACTGCGTGGCCCTGGCCGCTCCGGCCTGCACGACGCACGCGGCGTAA